TCTGGCAATTCCGGTTAACACAACATCTGCATCAATAATAGCCATAGCTAAAGAATCTGCCAGAGAAAAAATGTAGTGGCTCCTAACTAACTTGCTATTACCGAAGGCCATATCTTTGCTGGTATGCATTGTGGCTATTCCACTTTTGCCTAATTCAATATCAATCAAATCCCCTATTATATCTTTTTTGTTTAAAGCCTTTACTTTTGATGAGGCTTTTTGGGCGAGCATAATTACTCTTTTTCGCATTTCTGGTATTCCCATTTCTAACCTATCTAATCTAATAGTTTGAATGCTCACTTTAAATAATTTTGATAATTGTTCATCTGATAGAAATGGATTTTCTGTAACTTTTTCCTTTATTTTTTCTTGTCGCTTT
The Atribacterota bacterium DNA segment above includes these coding regions:
- the fapR gene encoding transcription factor FapR; this encodes MSKNFSKVKRQEKIKEKVTENPFLSDEQLSKLFKVSIQTIRLDRLEMGIPEMRKRVIMLAQKASSKVKALNKKDIIGDLIDIELGKSGIATMHTSKDMAFGNSKLVRSHYIFSLADSLAMAIIDADVVLTGIARLRYKNPVYIGQLLVAKAKIATKKSNKYLVSIHIRCDNTEVFTAKLIMVSMDKDLKKPSFNMLNYRNKE